The Streptomyces sp. NBC_01775 genome includes a region encoding these proteins:
- a CDS encoding serine/threonine-protein kinase, which yields MERGKLIADRYELIGRLGRGGMGEVWAARDRVLHREVALKLLDLDGIAQADLPRRFEREAVAAAQIVHPNVAALYDRGIHDDVLFLVMEKVDGQTLTARLQAESPFPLTRAVAIASGVCAALEAAHRAQVIHYDIKPHNVILTGDGLVKVIDFGIAGFVQAAFTVARSSQLTPAGTPEFGAPEQFLTERGDERSDLYALGGMLFAMLAGRAPFTGHNSLAVVRRKLDEDAPSLDAFRPGLPPEVTALVAGLLERDPGQRPQSAQHVQERLQALLVSCAAAEAPTAAMPPTPRTRLMDVTPRAPRPASPDSWNRASTDETPFTADALLPRRFTNDLSIEFARIAEETRLVREAGPRELTEELTRRDCSELVAAVYSEQPGPEATPDNPVLISVQVFAFPDAATAKDAHGYLGDGGGGWRLTMWSARDGGGLVPCPDKVYRSFRWRYMWRKHRYLTAALAYRADLTNDGSIGPWLAAAARRAAVSTGPQNHHGV from the coding sequence GTGGAGCGGGGAAAGCTGATCGCGGACCGTTACGAGCTGATCGGCCGTCTGGGCCGGGGTGGCATGGGCGAGGTGTGGGCCGCGCGGGATCGCGTGCTCCACCGTGAGGTCGCGCTCAAGCTGCTGGATCTCGACGGGATTGCTCAGGCTGACCTGCCCCGGCGGTTCGAGCGCGAGGCGGTCGCCGCTGCCCAGATCGTCCACCCCAACGTCGCCGCCCTGTACGACCGGGGCATCCACGACGACGTGTTGTTCCTGGTCATGGAGAAGGTGGACGGCCAGACGCTCACAGCGCGTCTCCAGGCTGAGAGTCCCTTCCCTCTGACGCGTGCCGTGGCCATCGCCAGCGGCGTCTGCGCCGCGCTGGAGGCCGCCCACCGGGCCCAGGTCATCCACTACGACATCAAGCCCCACAACGTCATCCTCACCGGCGACGGGCTGGTGAAGGTCATCGACTTCGGGATCGCCGGGTTCGTCCAGGCCGCGTTCACCGTGGCGCGCTCCTCCCAACTGACCCCGGCCGGAACGCCGGAGTTCGGCGCACCGGAGCAGTTCCTCACGGAGCGCGGCGACGAGCGCTCCGACCTGTACGCACTCGGTGGGATGCTCTTCGCGATGCTCGCCGGCCGGGCGCCCTTCACCGGGCACAACAGCCTCGCGGTCGTGCGGCGCAAGCTCGACGAGGATGCCCCGTCCCTCGACGCGTTCCGCCCCGGCCTGCCGCCGGAGGTGACCGCGCTCGTCGCCGGACTACTGGAGCGCGATCCCGGCCAGCGCCCCCAGTCGGCACAGCACGTCCAGGAGCGGCTACAGGCACTCCTGGTGTCGTGCGCGGCAGCGGAAGCTCCCACCGCGGCAATGCCCCCGACCCCGCGCACCCGCCTGATGGACGTCACGCCGCGCGCACCTCGGCCGGCCTCTCCCGATTCCTGGAACCGCGCCTCCACCGACGAGACGCCGTTCACCGCGGACGCCCTGCTGCCGCGGCGGTTCACCAACGACTTGAGTATCGAGTTCGCGCGGATCGCCGAGGAAACCCGCCTGGTCCGTGAAGCGGGCCCCCGCGAGCTGACCGAGGAACTCACGCGCCGTGACTGCAGCGAATTGGTCGCCGCGGTCTACTCGGAGCAGCCCGGTCCCGAGGCCACGCCCGATAACCCTGTCCTCATCTCCGTCCAGGTCTTCGCGTTCCCCGACGCGGCGACGGCCAAGGATGCACACGGGTACCTGGGCGACGGGGGAGGAGGGTGGCGCCTCACCATGTGGAGCGCCCGCGACGGGGGCGGCCTCGTCCCCTGTCCCGACAAGGTCTACCGCAGTTTCAGATGGCGGTACATGTGGAGAAAGCACCGCTACCTGACCGCGGCGCTGGCCTACCGCGCCGACCTCACCAACGACGGCTCCATCGGGCCCTGGCTCGCCGCAGCCGCCCGCAGGGCCGCGGTCTCCACCGGGCCGCAGAACCACCACGGCGTCTAG
- the casA gene encoding type I-E CRISPR-associated protein Cse1/CasA has protein sequence MVNLVDDAWLPAQWKGGGRERVSLRVALTRAGELRGLAIEPPTLLSAVMRHVLLPVWFSALGQPSSRAEWRDRFERGGLDAQQGQLLDLYLDTWRSSFDLFSPERPFAQVAGLETSAGETKPVSLLVPSVATGNNVPMFTSFTEAHAYEMTPEDAALWLLHAQCWDTAAIKTGAKDDEQAKKGKTTGNPTGPLGQLGVILPEGRTLYETLLLNTLVSWDAKAAGNAAGVGREDYPQWQSPEPHTSSWRKRPAAGPLDTLTWQSRRIRLVPEDTADGVRVRRVVVCAGDRLAARPEPACEPHTAWNYSAKPKKGETPMKPRRHRPGEHAWRGLAALLALGREEDGDGPRTSELLQQVGDLQSEGCLPEAYPLQVLTCGLEYGNMSAVVEDAAGDRLPVPTAALVSDSRVRHLVLEAAEQAEGVTRALNGLSADLRRAQGAEPLPWDKGQRPGMTFLQAVDLPMRRLLLGMQKDADDEDRIEAGMGAWEEILHRLAWDTARSVLASASPTTFAGRKAGESKTYRAADAERIFRKRLRDILYRAADARMDDGHDTYGDDDAEGEEPS, from the coding sequence TTGGTCAACTTGGTGGACGACGCCTGGCTCCCGGCGCAGTGGAAAGGGGGCGGGCGGGAGCGGGTCTCTCTGCGCGTTGCGCTCACCCGGGCCGGGGAGTTGCGCGGCCTCGCGATCGAGCCGCCGACGTTGCTGTCGGCGGTCATGCGGCACGTTCTGCTGCCCGTCTGGTTCTCCGCCCTGGGACAGCCGTCCTCCCGTGCGGAGTGGCGTGACCGGTTCGAACGCGGAGGGCTGGACGCGCAGCAGGGACAGCTGCTGGACCTCTACTTGGACACGTGGCGGTCGAGCTTCGATCTCTTCTCCCCGGAGCGCCCGTTCGCGCAGGTCGCCGGGCTGGAGACGTCGGCAGGCGAGACCAAGCCCGTCTCCCTGCTCGTGCCGTCTGTAGCGACCGGAAACAACGTGCCGATGTTCACGTCCTTCACGGAGGCGCACGCCTACGAGATGACGCCTGAGGACGCGGCCCTGTGGCTGCTGCACGCGCAGTGCTGGGACACTGCCGCCATCAAGACCGGGGCGAAGGACGACGAGCAGGCCAAAAAGGGCAAGACGACCGGTAACCCGACCGGGCCGCTTGGGCAGTTGGGAGTGATCCTTCCCGAAGGACGCACGCTGTACGAGACCCTGTTGCTCAACACCCTCGTCTCCTGGGACGCAAAGGCGGCCGGGAACGCGGCGGGCGTGGGACGCGAGGACTATCCACAGTGGCAGTCGCCCGAGCCCCACACCTCGTCCTGGCGCAAGCGGCCGGCCGCCGGACCGCTGGACACGCTGACGTGGCAGTCGCGCCGCATCCGGCTCGTGCCGGAGGACACCGCTGACGGGGTCCGTGTCAGGCGCGTCGTGGTGTGTGCCGGCGACCGCCTGGCGGCACGGCCAGAACCGGCTTGCGAACCCCACACCGCCTGGAACTACAGCGCGAAGCCCAAGAAGGGCGAGACGCCGATGAAGCCGCGACGCCACCGGCCGGGCGAGCACGCCTGGCGCGGCCTGGCCGCGCTCCTCGCGCTCGGGCGGGAGGAGGACGGCGACGGGCCTCGGACGAGCGAGCTGCTGCAACAGGTGGGTGACCTGCAAAGCGAGGGCTGCCTGCCCGAGGCGTATCCCCTCCAGGTCCTCACCTGTGGGCTGGAGTACGGCAACATGTCCGCCGTGGTGGAGGACGCCGCGGGCGACCGGCTCCCCGTGCCCACCGCAGCCCTCGTCTCCGACTCCCGCGTCAGGCATCTGGTGCTGGAGGCGGCCGAGCAGGCCGAGGGGGTGACGCGGGCGCTGAACGGTCTCTCGGCCGACCTGCGCCGCGCGCAGGGTGCCGAACCGCTGCCCTGGGACAAAGGGCAGCGCCCGGGCATGACGTTCCTCCAGGCTGTGGACCTGCCGATGCGGCGGCTCCTGCTGGGCATGCAGAAGGACGCCGACGACGAGGACCGCATCGAGGCGGGCATGGGGGCGTGGGAGGAGATCCTCCACCGCCTCGCCTGGGACACGGCGCGCTCCGTGCTGGCCAGCGCCTCCCCCACAACCTTCGCGGGCCGCAAGGCCGGAGAGAGCAAGACATACCGTGCCGCCGACGCCGAACGGATCTTCCGCAAGCGGCTCAGGGACATCCTCTACCGCGCGGCGGACGCCCGTATGGACGACGGCCACGACACCTACGGGGACGACGACGCAGAAGGCGAGGAACCGTCCTGA
- the cas3 gene encoding CRISPR-associated helicase Cas3', with protein sequence MGVEPAEVATSEYAASDSAAEVAARLGLGDSCVRQLDALQGKSAAYGGGQANLLLSHQLDTAAVAELMWVEYLAPSVRGMLDRVSGGDGRRFFMWLCGIHDVGKATPAFQAVDDAGQRRVRAAGLGWPDAVVRTRRRRWRHDKAGGRVVRDVLKDEWPTEAVAWVWPLVAGHHGNVPPVSVYRPGAGVDQLHGVGKDWRAAQRNVLEVLTRCLGYRGLRSVRPVVVPSRAEQLCLSGLVVMADWIASDTSEGRFQGLERLDDVSLERARQRAEKAWRALKLRGGWSRLPVPMAEDLVRQRFGEGGRASQLQLVEMARAVPAPGLLFVEGPMGEGKTKAMLAAVEVLAARFGADGMFLGMPTQATCDPMYEVVRGWVKGISPGLEDHVALLHGKRAFNPTWREVWRPAEGNPEEWYGSVGEDEFGLDEYGIGAGGNTADADLCCSGGSGPSEWFLERKRGLLSPFVVGTIDQLLFAATRTKHVMLRFAGLAGKVVVLDEVHAADVYMRQFLTEALRWLGQARVPVVMLSATLPPAQRRMLARAYLEGSLGRVGVDVSEMPEPAGYPSVTAVFGREDGTPGYRCESTEPWRKTVPVALQWLPDVTREGGAVAERVRAEVAEGGVALVVLNQVERAQQVYEKLADHFPGEVILLHGRLCAAHRAERTQRCLNALGPNAGDARPHRMIIVATQLAEQSFDVDADLLVTDLAPIDLLLQRIGRLHRHARTRRPAHLRTPTVLVTGIAGNPAPGDRDVPCFLGASERIYGAYRLLRTASLITREAGPPRLDADSGRGERNHGAWSIPERVPELVAEVYDQQPLCPPSWRSAEERAGDRWNGDQDARTAKAEKYLLCQRGQWAKPTLEGLHHAGIGAATDEELREAVVRDGEMAGEVVLVRRSRRGFHALDGTWLGVHGEASEHETTSDAALGGTVRLPVKPGLGEAVDKELRPLDGWGYVQGLRYVKALVLEEDGCARLAGYVIGYDDLLGLTVEDEQGRSRTSHT encoded by the coding sequence ATGGGTGTGGAACCTGCGGAGGTTGCGACTTCAGAGTATGCCGCGTCGGATTCGGCGGCTGAGGTCGCAGCGCGCTTGGGGCTGGGCGATTCCTGTGTGCGACAGCTCGATGCGCTGCAGGGAAAGTCGGCGGCCTATGGGGGTGGGCAGGCGAATCTGCTGCTTAGTCATCAGCTGGATACGGCTGCGGTGGCTGAGTTGATGTGGGTGGAGTACCTCGCGCCGAGTGTGCGGGGCATGTTGGACCGGGTCTCGGGCGGCGACGGCCGGAGGTTCTTCATGTGGCTGTGCGGGATTCATGACGTGGGAAAGGCAACTCCTGCGTTTCAGGCGGTCGATGACGCTGGACAACGGCGTGTCCGTGCTGCCGGGCTTGGGTGGCCTGATGCCGTGGTTCGTACGCGTCGGCGCAGGTGGAGGCATGACAAGGCTGGCGGGCGAGTCGTCCGCGACGTGTTGAAGGACGAGTGGCCGACCGAGGCCGTCGCGTGGGTGTGGCCTCTGGTCGCGGGCCATCACGGGAACGTGCCGCCCGTCTCCGTGTATCGGCCCGGCGCAGGCGTCGATCAGCTTCATGGAGTGGGCAAGGACTGGCGCGCGGCGCAGCGGAACGTTCTCGAGGTGTTGACCCGATGTCTGGGGTACAGGGGTCTTCGCTCTGTGCGGCCGGTGGTGGTGCCCTCGCGGGCGGAGCAGTTGTGCCTGTCGGGGCTGGTCGTGATGGCCGACTGGATCGCGAGCGATACCAGCGAGGGCCGGTTTCAGGGTCTGGAGCGGCTGGATGACGTGAGCCTGGAGCGGGCGCGGCAACGGGCGGAGAAGGCGTGGCGGGCGCTGAAGCTGCGCGGCGGCTGGTCCCGGCTTCCGGTGCCCATGGCCGAGGATCTGGTGCGGCAGCGCTTCGGGGAGGGGGGCCGCGCCTCGCAGCTGCAGTTGGTGGAGATGGCGAGGGCCGTTCCGGCTCCCGGTCTGCTGTTCGTCGAGGGGCCGATGGGTGAGGGCAAGACGAAGGCCATGCTCGCGGCGGTGGAGGTGCTGGCCGCCCGGTTCGGGGCGGACGGCATGTTTCTGGGGATGCCGACTCAGGCGACGTGCGATCCCATGTACGAGGTGGTCCGCGGATGGGTGAAGGGCATCTCGCCGGGCCTTGAGGATCATGTCGCGCTGCTGCATGGCAAGAGGGCGTTCAATCCGACGTGGCGTGAGGTGTGGAGGCCCGCGGAGGGGAACCCCGAGGAGTGGTACGGCTCCGTGGGCGAGGACGAGTTCGGGCTCGACGAGTACGGCATCGGTGCGGGCGGCAATACGGCCGATGCTGACCTGTGCTGCTCCGGGGGCTCTGGGCCGAGCGAGTGGTTCCTGGAGCGCAAGCGCGGGTTGCTGAGTCCGTTCGTCGTCGGCACGATCGACCAGTTGCTGTTCGCTGCGACGCGTACCAAGCACGTCATGCTGCGCTTCGCGGGGCTGGCGGGCAAGGTCGTGGTCCTGGACGAGGTGCACGCCGCAGACGTCTATATGCGGCAGTTCCTGACGGAGGCGCTGCGCTGGCTGGGCCAGGCGCGCGTCCCGGTGGTGATGTTGTCGGCCACACTGCCCCCCGCCCAGCGGCGCATGCTGGCCCGTGCCTATCTGGAAGGTTCGCTCGGGCGTGTGGGCGTGGATGTCTCGGAGATGCCGGAGCCGGCAGGCTATCCGTCCGTGACGGCCGTCTTCGGCCGAGAGGACGGGACACCGGGGTACCGGTGCGAGAGCACCGAGCCGTGGCGTAAGACGGTGCCAGTAGCGCTGCAATGGCTGCCGGACGTCACCCGGGAAGGTGGAGCGGTTGCCGAGCGGGTGCGTGCCGAAGTGGCAGAGGGCGGGGTGGCCCTGGTGGTTCTGAACCAGGTAGAGCGCGCCCAACAGGTCTACGAGAAGCTGGCGGACCACTTCCCCGGCGAGGTCATCCTGCTGCACGGCAGGCTGTGCGCGGCACACCGGGCCGAGAGGACACAGCGCTGCCTGAACGCGCTGGGGCCCAACGCAGGAGACGCGCGGCCACACCGCATGATCATCGTCGCCACGCAGCTGGCGGAGCAGTCCTTCGACGTGGACGCCGACCTCCTGGTCACGGACCTCGCCCCGATCGACCTGCTCCTCCAGCGGATCGGCCGGCTCCACCGACACGCACGTACCCGCCGACCGGCCCATCTTCGGACACCGACTGTTCTGGTCACCGGAATCGCCGGAAATCCGGCCCCCGGGGACAGGGATGTCCCCTGCTTCCTCGGCGCGTCCGAGCGCATCTACGGCGCCTACCGGCTGCTGCGCACCGCCTCCCTCATCACCCGCGAGGCGGGGCCGCCCCGGCTGGACGCGGACTCCGGGAGGGGGGAGAGAAATCACGGGGCATGGTCGATCCCTGAACGGGTGCCCGAGCTCGTCGCGGAGGTCTACGACCAGCAGCCGCTGTGCCCGCCCTCCTGGCGGAGTGCGGAAGAGCGCGCCGGCGACCGGTGGAACGGGGACCAGGACGCACGTACGGCGAAGGCCGAGAAATATCTGCTGTGCCAGCGGGGCCAATGGGCCAAGCCGACTCTCGAAGGACTGCACCACGCTGGCATCGGAGCCGCGACCGACGAAGAGTTGCGCGAGGCAGTGGTGCGGGACGGGGAGATGGCGGGCGAGGTCGTCCTCGTCCGGCGCAGTCGACGGGGATTCCACGCGCTGGACGGCACATGGCTGGGGGTCCACGGCGAGGCATCCGAGCACGAGACAACGTCTGACGCCGCCCTGGGCGGCACGGTGCGCCTGCCCGTGAAGCCGGGGCTCGGCGAGGCGGTGGACAAGGAGCTGCGTCCTCTGGACGGGTGGGGCTATGTCCAGGGGCTCCGTTACGTGAAGGCTCTGGTGCTGGAGGAAGACGGCTGCGCGCGCCTGGCTGGCTACGTGATCGGCTACGACGACCTGTTGGGGCTCACGGTCGAAGACGAACAAGGACGTTCCCGCACGAGTCATACCTAG
- a CDS encoding ATP-binding protein — protein sequence MDVRPELLDSLTALRERVAAARFPLPLPGAERARRSRAELLAQLDDYLLPRVRTPEAPLLAVIGGSTGAGKSTLVNSLVGRRVSEAGVLRPTTRTPVLVCHPDDRSWFVGQRVLPRLERVWVPRQDTPGPHDATGLGGSMGVGGSFGFGFGGDTGMGPPRPGEPGTDPLRGDDERYPQRGVHSSGHSSGHSFGYSSSSYSPSPYSCPSRCPDPYSHHQPDEARSGPRAGTRPEEDEKEDGGVGLRLETDAGMPRGLALLDAPDIDSLVARNRDLAAELICAADIWVLVTTAARYGDAVPWHLLRTAKEYDVTLATVLDRVPHQMAAEVAGQYGVLLEREGLGQVPRFTIPELPESAGGSGLLPVSAVCGLRDWLERCASDPVAREAAAGRTAAGALRSLRSRVASLAGASAAQYAAALRLTQQVETAYESATARLHARIAAGELLAGDAAAHWRGFPTDSGGEELFDAFTEGLTALLSGAVAAADERIIEERRAGPELVPGLPPVAGAGGEEERGRIGVLVRRWRRCVEELADEEVCAAGRAVSPDGETEHVVGLLAAVLLGGRRVVGAAAALTELLGEESAQGLREQCTALLNGCVERVLDGERDRRLAPLDALDAGPEPQMELVAAFSALSKAEAAGEFPPTRAARGLQSVHRER from the coding sequence TTGGACGTACGGCCTGAACTGCTCGACTCGCTCACGGCACTGCGTGAGCGGGTTGCCGCCGCGCGCTTTCCGCTGCCGCTGCCAGGCGCTGAACGCGCCCGCCGCTCCCGGGCTGAGCTGCTCGCGCAGCTCGACGATTACCTCCTCCCGCGTGTACGGACCCCCGAAGCGCCGCTGCTCGCGGTGATCGGCGGCTCGACGGGCGCGGGCAAGTCGACGCTCGTGAACTCGCTCGTGGGGCGCAGGGTCAGCGAGGCGGGGGTGCTGCGGCCCACGACACGCACCCCGGTGCTCGTCTGCCATCCGGATGACCGCTCCTGGTTCGTGGGCCAGCGTGTGCTGCCCCGGCTGGAGCGCGTGTGGGTTCCCCGCCAGGACACACCCGGCCCCCACGACGCGACCGGCTTGGGCGGCTCCATGGGCGTGGGCGGCAGCTTCGGCTTCGGCTTCGGCGGCGACACCGGCATGGGACCACCGCGGCCCGGCGAACCCGGAACGGACCCGCTGCGGGGGGACGACGAGCGCTATCCGCAACGCGGTGTGCATTCCTCCGGGCACTCCTCCGGGCACTCCTTCGGATACTCCTCCTCTTCGTACTCCCCCTCTCCGTATTCCTGTCCGTCCCGCTGCCCGGACCCGTATTCGCACCATCAACCGGATGAAGCGAGATCCGGGCCCCGCGCGGGCACCCGTCCGGAGGAGGACGAAAAAGAGGACGGAGGCGTTGGGCTGCGTCTTGAGACGGACGCGGGGATGCCACGCGGCCTCGCCCTCCTCGACGCGCCCGACATCGACTCCCTTGTCGCGCGCAACCGGGACCTGGCGGCAGAACTGATCTGCGCCGCCGACATCTGGGTCCTGGTCACCACGGCCGCCCGCTACGGCGACGCCGTGCCCTGGCACCTGCTGCGGACCGCCAAGGAGTACGACGTCACGCTCGCCACCGTCCTGGACCGGGTGCCACACCAGATGGCGGCCGAGGTGGCGGGCCAGTACGGCGTACTCCTGGAGCGCGAGGGCCTCGGCCAGGTACCGCGCTTCACCATTCCGGAGCTGCCGGAATCCGCCGGCGGCTCGGGACTGCTGCCCGTCTCCGCCGTCTGCGGGCTGCGCGACTGGCTGGAGCGGTGCGCGAGCGACCCCGTGGCACGGGAGGCGGCGGCCGGCAGGACCGCCGCCGGAGCGCTCCGCTCGCTGCGCTCCCGTGTCGCCTCGCTCGCCGGGGCGTCGGCCGCGCAGTACGCGGCGGCCCTGCGGCTCACCCAGCAGGTCGAGACGGCCTACGAGAGCGCCACAGCCCGGCTGCACGCCCGTATCGCCGCCGGAGAGCTGCTGGCGGGCGACGCGGCTGCACACTGGCGCGGCTTCCCCACCGACAGCGGTGGCGAAGAACTGTTCGACGCCTTCACCGAGGGACTGACCGCTCTGCTGTCCGGCGCCGTCGCCGCCGCCGACGAACGGATCATCGAGGAACGCCGCGCCGGACCCGAACTGGTGCCGGGCCTGCCTCCGGTGGCCGGCGCGGGCGGCGAAGAGGAACGGGGACGCATCGGCGTACTCGTACGCCGGTGGCGCCGCTGCGTCGAGGAACTTGCCGACGAGGAGGTATGCGCCGCCGGCCGTGCCGTCTCACCGGATGGTGAGACAGAACACGTCGTCGGCCTTCTCGCCGCCGTTCTCCTGGGCGGACGGCGCGTGGTGGGCGCCGCGGCAGCGCTGACCGAACTGCTCGGCGAAGAGAGCGCCCAGGGGCTGCGCGAGCAGTGCACGGCGCTGTTGAACGGCTGTGTGGAGCGCGTCCTGGACGGCGAGCGCGACCGTCGCCTCGCCCCGCTGGACGCGCTGGACGCGGGCCCGGAACCACAGATGGAGCTGGTGGCCGCGTTCTCCGCGCTGAGCAAGGCGGAGGCGGCCGGTGAATTCCCGCCGACGCGCGCGGCGCGCGGCCTGCAAAGCGTGCACAGGGAGAGGTGA
- a CDS encoding IS481 family transposase gives MIHRNAPLTPTGRLRLARCVVEDGWPVRRAAERFQVSHTTAARWAGRYRRHGETGMYDRSSRPARCPWQTPPHKEARVLRMRREHRIGPLRLAARTGVAASTAHRILQRHDSPALAVLDRATGEPVRRYERSRPGELIHVDVKKLGRIPDGGGHKVLGRAAGSPNKDRRHGMGYAYLHTALDDHSRLAYTEDLPDETAPTCADFLQRATAWFARQGVTVERVLTDNAWAYTKNTWRQTCHELGISPRWTRPWRPQTNGKVERFHRTLLDEWAYHQPYTSDAQRQAAFPDWLDWYNYHRPHTGISGHTPASRITNLPEQHI, from the coding sequence GTGATCCACCGTAACGCCCCGTTGACGCCGACCGGTCGGCTGCGTCTGGCCAGGTGTGTCGTCGAGGACGGCTGGCCGGTACGCAGGGCGGCCGAGCGCTTCCAGGTCAGCCACACCACCGCCGCCCGCTGGGCCGGCCGCTACCGCCGGCACGGCGAGACGGGCATGTACGACCGCTCCAGCCGCCCTGCCCGCTGCCCCTGGCAGACACCGCCTCATAAGGAGGCCCGCGTGCTTCGGATGCGGCGCGAGCACCGGATCGGCCCGCTGCGCCTGGCCGCACGGACCGGCGTCGCCGCCTCCACCGCCCACCGCATCCTCCAACGTCACGACTCGCCCGCCCTGGCCGTCCTCGACCGGGCCACCGGTGAACCCGTCCGCCGCTACGAGCGCTCCCGCCCCGGCGAGCTGATCCACGTCGACGTCAAGAAACTCGGCCGCATCCCCGACGGCGGCGGCCACAAAGTCCTCGGCCGGGCCGCGGGCAGCCCGAACAAGGACCGTCGCCACGGCATGGGATACGCCTACCTCCACACCGCGCTCGATGACCACTCCCGCCTGGCCTACACCGAAGACCTGCCCGACGAGACGGCCCCGACTTGCGCGGACTTCCTCCAACGGGCCACGGCATGGTTCGCCCGACAAGGCGTCACCGTCGAACGTGTCCTGACCGACAACGCCTGGGCCTACACCAAGAACACCTGGCGCCAGACCTGCCACGAGCTGGGCATCTCTCCCCGCTGGACGCGACCATGGCGCCCACAGACCAACGGCAAGGTCGAACGCTTCCACCGCACCCTGCTCGACGAATGGGCCTACCACCAGCCCTATACCTCAGACGCCCAGCGACAGGCAGCCTTCCCCGACTGGCTGGACTGGTACAACTACCACCGACCCCACACCGGAATCAGCGGCCACACCCCAGCCAGCCGCATCACCAACCTCCCCGAACAACACATCTAG